AAGCACTTCGACTCGTAATTACCATGACGTATCTGAAAAGCCAAAAAATTAGTGAAATTACTCGCTCAGCACTAGTCCTGAGTGAATGAAGCTCCCCGCGGTCTTGCCGCGGGGAGCTTCATGAATCGAAGGACTAAGTTTTGGGCAGGAGTTTAAGTCGGTGAACAAGAAACCGGTAGAGAAGCTGTGCCACAATCTTGGCGCATCCCCCATGAAAGTCATAAGGGGGTGAATATTCCACAAGATCAAGGCTCATAAGCGCGGAATGGCTGGCAATAACCTCAAGTAACCCGAGCATCTCACGAACCTTGAAGCCGGAGGTCGGAGCGGCACTCGTCGCCGGAAATTCCGCCCCGCGCATCGAGTCGAGACAGATCGTTGTATAAAAAGGTCTTCGTTTCTCTGCGAGGAGCTGTTTCAAATCCTGAAGCATCTCACCCTTTTTCAGATCCTCAAGCCAGTGGATCTGTACCCCTTTCCCTCGAGCGTATTTCAGATCATTTTCGGCATTGCAGGAACCCTGAAGACCGAAAACGGTCAAATGTTCGCCCTTCAACGGATAATCGATCTGCTCCATCATCTGCCTGAACGGCGAGCCGCTATGCCCCTCTCCTTTTTCCAGCGGACGAACATCCAGATGGGCATCAATATTTAAAACGTGCAGTGAAAGGACCGCCTGTTTCTCCCTCTCCATGAAACCTTTGTAACCGAGGAAATGTCCATACGCCGTCTCGTGCCCTCCCCCCAGAACAATTGGAAAAAGATTGGCGAAAAGACAGGCCTGCACCACCTCTCCCAATGCCTGCTGGCCTTCCTCAACGGTTGCCATTTTCTTGATGTTTCCAAGATCGATGAGGCGGGCCTCACGAAGATCAATCGCATGATAGAGATCTTTGGCCGTCAGGCGATAAAAGGCACGCCGGATTTCGTTCGGACCCAGCGAGGCCCCTGGATGACCGTGATTCTTCTTGATACCGCGGTCTTCCGGAAATCCGATCAGGGCATACCTGAAATCCTTGAGCTGATGTACGGCCGGATCAAACGGAAGGACAATGTCTCCCAAGCGGGGATCACTCTCCGGATTTCTCGAGTAGAATAGATCAGCGGAGGCCGGCTGGATTTTCGAAGACCAGTTTTCCATGTTTATAAACCCTCCAACAGGGATTTTGTCCCAGACGATAGGCGATCTCTCTATACTCCTGCATCGGAACGGTGACAACGAGATCCGCATCTTTCCCCACGGTGATCGATCCGACCCGATCCTCGATTCCAAGGGCCGCCGCCCCATGAAGGGTCGACGCCACAAGCGACTCCGAGGGGTGCATCCCCATCTGGGTTATTGCGATATTCTGGATCAGCGGCATTGACGTTGCCGTACACGAACCGGGATTGGAATCGGTTGCCAAGGCAACGGTTATTCCCTCATCGATCAAACGCCTCACTGAGGCATAAGGCATCCTCAGAAAAAAGGAGGTGCCGGGAAGCAGGGTGCAGACAACCTGACTTCTTTTCAGGGCATCCATTTGGGGATTCTCCAGAAACAGGAGATGATCGGCCGAGACCGCCCCGACCTCACAGGCAATCTCCGCACCACCGGTATTCCCCAATTCATTCGCATGAATCTTGATTGTAAGCCCCTTCTCCCTTGCAGCAAGCGCGATCGTCCGTGTCTCTTCCGGAGAGAAGTAGCCACGGTCACAAAAAATATCACAAAATTCAGCAAGCCGTTCCTTGGCAACCTGGGGGATCATCTTTTGAGTCACCTCATCAATATAGGCCTTACGCGAAATTCCTCTGGGGATATCGTGGGCGCCTAGAAATGTCGCATGGATCTCCAAGGGGCTCCTCTCCTTCAGCCTTCGAATCGCCCGGAGCATCTTCAATTCGGAATCCAGAGAGAGACCATACCCACTCTTGATCTCAACGGTTGTCGTCCCGTGAGAAAGCATCTCTTGAAGTCTTGGAAATGTTTCCCAAACTAACTGATCTTCCGAACAGTTTTTAGTTTGCCCTACACTCTTCTTGATTCCCCCACCCGCCTGGGCAATCTCCTCGTAGCTCTTGCCCTGACTCCTCATCTCAAACT
This window of the Deltaproteobacteria bacterium genome carries:
- a CDS encoding imidazolonepropionase, whose product is MTSEGKEILFYNITSLLRIASSKTRKLKDEMKDLEEIQNAYLVVKEGRIAALGMMSQAPRLSQFPESVNCKDRLVLPGFVDSHTHLLYVGNRADEFEMRSQGKSYEEIAQAGGGIKKSVGQTKNCSEDQLVWETFPRLQEMLSHGTTTVEIKSGYGLSLDSELKMLRAIRRLKERSPLEIHATFLGAHDIPRGISRKAYIDEVTQKMIPQVAKERLAEFCDIFCDRGYFSPEETRTIALAAREKGLTIKIHANELGNTGGAEIACEVGAVSADHLLFLENPQMDALKRSQVVCTLLPGTSFFLRMPYASVRRLIDEGITVALATDSNPGSCTATSMPLIQNIAITQMGMHPSESLVASTLHGAAALGIEDRVGSITVGKDADLVVTVPMQEYREIAYRLGQNPCWRVYKHGKLVFENPAGLR
- a CDS encoding formimidoylglutamase is translated as MENWSSKIQPASADLFYSRNPESDPRLGDIVLPFDPAVHQLKDFRYALIGFPEDRGIKKNHGHPGASLGPNEIRRAFYRLTAKDLYHAIDLREARLIDLGNIKKMATVEEGQQALGEVVQACLFANLFPIVLGGGHETAYGHFLGYKGFMEREKQAVLSLHVLNIDAHLDVRPLEKGEGHSGSPFRQMMEQIDYPLKGEHLTVFGLQGSCNAENDLKYARGKGVQIHWLEDLKKGEMLQDLKQLLAEKRRPFYTTICLDSMRGAEFPATSAAPTSGFKVREMLGLLEVIASHSALMSLDLVEYSPPYDFHGGCAKIVAQLLYRFLVHRLKLLPKT